The Aedes aegypti strain LVP_AGWG chromosome 1, AaegL5.0 Primary Assembly, whole genome shotgun sequence sequence ATACTTCAAGAAAGGTACCTCTGGGATGCCAGAAATCTTTGTCATCAATGCAATTCATTCACAAAGCATTCCATCTTTCAGATTGATCAAAAACCACCAACTGGAATTCGTGACCGGAGGATGGGTAATGCCGGATGAAGCCAACTCCCACTGGTACTCGGTCCTTCTCCAACTCACCGAGGGTCAAACCTGGCTCAAAACCCGTCTCAACGTAACTCCAACCTCGTCTTGGGCCATCGATCCCTTCGGCCATTCCGCGGCCATGCCCTACATCCTGAAACATTCCGGCTTCGACAATCTCCTGATCCAACGAACTCACTACATCGTGAAGAAGAACCTGGCCCTCAAGAAGCAGCTTGAAttccgctggcgccaactgtggGACACCACCGGCGAAACTGATCTCCTGACGCACATGATGCCCTTCTACTCGTACGACATTCCGCACACTTGCGGCCCGGATCCGAAGATCTGCTGCCAGTTCGACTTCAAGCGGCTGCCGAACTTCGGGGTGTACTGTCCGTGGCGAATTCCGCCGCAACCCATCACCGACGATAACGTTGCCCAACGGGCAGAACTAATAGTCGATCAGTGGCGCAAGAAGTCCGTTCTGTACAAAACCCGGAACGTCCTGATACCGCTGGGGGACGACTTCCGGTACACCCAGAGCAAGGAATGGGAAGCCCAACGGGTCAATTTCGAAAAACTCTTCGAATACATCAACAACGAACCGTCCCTCAACGTGGAGGCCAAGTTCGGCACCCTTCAGGACTACTTCGACGCCATTCGGGCGTCCAACAGGCCGGAAGACTTCCCCTCGCTCAGCGGGGACTTCTTCACCTATGCCGATGTGAACGAGGACTACTGGAGCGGCTACTACACTTCGAGACCTTACCACAAGCGCCAGGATCGAATCCTGATGAATTACGTCCGCTCGGCGGAAATGCTGTACGCGTGGAACCTGTGGGACGGCAAGGATTGGCAGCTGCTGGAGGACAAGATGGAATACGCCCGGCAGCAGTTGTCCCTGTTCCAGCACCACGATGGCATAACGGGAACGGCGGAGAATCACGTGGTGGTGGATTATGCCACCCGGATGACGACCGCCATCGAGAACTGTAAGTTCGTGATGCAGCAGGCGGTTTATAGGTAAGTGAGATCAAAGCGGAATCGAATAAAATCtcgaatcaaaatcaaatgaaaaaagaaattgaataaaattcaaatcgaatcaaaattgaAACGAATTTAATCAGTATTGAATCAGAATTGGAAACGAATAAAGTTAGGACAAATAAAGCTTAAGACGAATCGCATCGAaaatggaaatcaaaatcaaatcgaaatcacGAATGGATATCgaatccagaagctggaaagcttctctccagaagctggaaagcttctctccagaagctagaaagctcccgtccagaagctagaaagctcctttccagaagctggaaagctccttccagaagctggaaagctcctttccagaagctggaaagctcctttccagaagctggaaagctcctttccagaagctggaaagctcctttccagaagctggaaagctcctttccagaagctggaaagcttctctccagaagctggaaagcttctctccagaagctggaaagcttctctccagaagctggaaagcttctctccagaagctggaaagcttctctccagaagctggaaagcttctctccagaagctggaaagcttctctccagaagctggaaagcttctctccagaagctggaaagcttctctccagaagctggaaagcttctctccagaagctggaaagcttctctccagaagctggaaagcttctctccagaagctggaaagcttctctccagaagctggaaagcttctctccagaagctggaaagcttctctccagaagctggaaagcttctctccagaagctggaaagcttctctccagaagctggaaagcttctctccagaagctggaaagcttcttccagaagctggaaagcttctttccagaagctggaaagcttctttccagaagctggaaagcttcttccaaactggaaagttcttccagaagctggaaagcttctctccagaagctggaaagcttctctccagaagctggaaagcttctctccagaagctggaaagcttctctccagaagctggaaagcttctccagaagctggaaagcttctctccagaagctggaaagcttctctccagaagctggaaagcttctctccagaagctggaaagcttctctccagaagctggaaagcttctctccagaagctggaaagcttctctccagaagctggaaagcttctctccagaagctggaaagcttctctccagaagctggaaagcttctctccagaagctggaaagcttctctccagaagctggaaagcttctctccagaagctggaaagcttctctccagaagctggaaagcttctctccagaagctggaaagctttctctccagaagctggaaagcttctctccagaagctggaaagcttctctccagaagctggaaagcttctctccagaagctggaaagcttctctcagaagctggaaagcttctctccagaagctggaaagcttctctcgcagaagctggaaagcttctccagaagctggaaagcttctctccagaagctggaaagcttctctccagaagctggaagcttctctccagaagctggaaagcttcactccagaagctggaaagcttctcttccagaagctggaaagcttctctccagaagctggaaagcttctctccagagctggaaagcttctctccagaagctggaaagcttctctccagaagctggaaagcttctctccagaagctggaagcttctctccagaagctggaaagcttctctccagaagctggaaagcttctctccagagctggaaagcttctctccagaagctgaaagcttctctccagaagctagaaagctctctccagaagctagaaagctcctttccagaagctagaaagttCCCTTTCAGaagctccagaagctggaaagcttctctccagaagctggaaagcttctctccagaagctggaaagcttctctccagaagctggaaagcttctctccagaagctggaaagcttctctccagaagctggaaagcttctctccagaagctggaaagcttctctccagaagctggaaagcttctctccagaagctggaaagcttctctccagaagctggaaagcttctctccagaagctggaaagcttctctccagaagctggaaagcttctctccagaagctggaaagcttctctccagaagctggaaagcttctctccagaagctggaaagcttctctccagaagctggaaagcttctctccagaagctggaaagcttctctccagaagctggaaagcttctctccagaagctggaaagcttctctccagaagctggaaagcttctctccagaagctggaaagcttctctccagaagctggaaagcttctctccagaagctggaaagcttctctccagaagctggaaagcttctctccagaagctggaaagcttcctctccagaagctggaaagcttctctccagaagctggaaagcttctctccagaagctggaaagcttctctccagaagctggaaagcttctctccagaagctggaaagcttctctccagaagctggaaagcttctctccagaagctggaaagcttctctccagaagctggaaagcttctctccagaagctggaaagcttctctccagaagctggaaagcttctctccagaagctggaaagcttctctccagaagctggaaagcttctctccagaagctggaaagcttttcaagctggaacttctccagaagctggaaagcttctctccagaagctggaaagcttctctccagaagctggaaagcttctctccagaagctggaaagcttctctccagaagctggaaagcttctctccagaagctggaaagcttctctccagaagctggaaagcttctctccagaagctggaaagcttctctccagaagctggaaagcttctctccagaagctggaaagcttctctccagaagctggaaagcttctctccagaagctggaaagcttctctccagaagctggaaagcttctctccagaagctggaaagcttctctccagaagctggaaagcttctctccagaagctggaaagcttctctccagaagctggaaagcttctctccagaagctggaaagcttctctccagaagctggaaagcttctctccagaagctggaaagcttctctccagaagctggaaagcttctctccagaagctggaaagcttctctccagaagctggaaagcttctctccagaagcttggaaagtttctctcagaagctggaaagtttctctcagaagctggaaagttctctccagaagctggaaagcttctctccagaagctggaaagcttctttccagaagctggaaagcttctttccagaagcttggaaagcttctttccagaagctggaaagctctccaagctggaaagctttctccagaagctggaaagcttctctccagaagctggaaagcttctctccagaagctggaaagcttctctccagaagctggaaagcttctctccagaagctggaaagcttctctccagaagctggaaagcttctctccagaagctggaaagcttctctccagaagctggaaagcttctctccagaagctggaaagcttctctccagaagctggaaagcttctctcccagaagctgaaagcttctctccagaagctgggaaagcttctctccagaagctggaaagcttctctccagaaggctggaaagcttctctccagaagctggaaagcttctctccagaagctggaaagcttctctccagaagctggaaagcttctctccagaagctggaaagcttctctccagaagctcgggaaagcttctctccagaagctggaaagcttctctccagaagctggaaagcttctctccagaagctggaaagcttctcctccagagctggaaaggcttcttccagaagctggaaagcttctctccagaagctggaaagcttctctccagaagctggaaagcttctctccagaagctggaaagcttctctccagaagctggaaagcttctctccagaagctggaaagcttctctccagaagctggaaagcttctcttccagaagctggaaagtttctctccagaagctggaaagcttctctccagaagctggaaagtttctctccagaagctggtaaagcttctctccagaagctggaaagcttctctccagaagctggaagattctttccagaagctggaaagcttctctccagaagctggaaagcttctctccagaagctggaaagcttctctccagaagctggaaagcttcactccagaagctggaaagcttcactccagaagctggaaagcttcacttcaaaagctggaaagcttctctccagaagctagaaagcttctctccagaagctggaaagcttctctccagaagctggaaaggttgtctccagaagctggaaagcttctctccagaagctggaaagcttcactccagaagctggaaagtttctcttcagaagctggaaagtttctctccagaagctggaaagcttctctccagaagctggaaaggttgtctccagaagctggaaagcttctctccagaagctggaaagcttcactccagaagctggaaagcttcactccagaagctggaaagcttctctccagaagctggaaagtttctcttcagaagctggaaagtttctctccagaagctagaaagcttctctccagaagctggaaagcttctctccagaagctggaaaggttgtctccagaagctggaaagcttctctccagaagctggaaagcttctctccagaagctggaaagtttctcttcagaagctggaaagtttctctccagaagctagaaagcttctctccagaagctggaaagcttctctccagaagctggaaaggttgtctccagaagctggaaagcttctctccagaagctggaaagcttcactccagaagctggaaagtttctcttcagaagctggaaagcttcactccagaagctggaaagcttcactccagaagctggaaagcttcacttcaaaagctggaaagcttctctccagaagctagaaagcttctctccagaagctggaaagcttctctccagaagctggaaaggttgtctccagaagctggaaagcttctctccagaagctggaaagcttcactccagaagctggaaagcttcactccagaagctggaaagcttctctccaaaagctggaaagcttctctccagaagctagaaagcttctctccagaagctggaaagcttctctccagaagctagaaagctcctttccagaagctggaaagcttctctccagaagctggaaagcttctctccagaagctggaaagtttctcttcagaagctggaaagtttctctccagaagctggaaagcttctctccagaagctggaaagcttctttccagaagctggaaagattctttccagaagctggaaagcttctttccagaagctggaaagcttctctccagaagctggaaagcttctctccagaagctggaaagcttcactccagaagctggaaagcttcactccagaagctggaaagcttcactccaaaagctggaaagcttcactccagaagctagaaagcttctctccagaagctagaaagcttctctccagaagctggaaagcttttggATCAAGCTGGAAGATTTTTCTGtcaagctggaaagcttcttgtgAGAAGCTTTCACGCTTCTGCagagaagttttcaagcttctgcagaggagctttcaagcttctgcagagaagctttcaagcttctatagagaagctttcaagcttctggtaaAAGCTTCCATGCTTCTGGTAAAAGGTTTTAAACTtctgctttcaagcttcttgaagGAGCCTTCAGGtttttgagagaagcttttaagcttctgaggaaagctttccagcttctgcgagacgCTTTCAAGATTCCGggcgaagctttccagcttcttagaagaagctttccagcttgtcagaagaagctttcaagcttctgaggaaatgCTTTCATGCTTCTGCGAAAAAGCTTTATAGCTTCTAGAAAgtagcttttcagcttctggaaagaagctttacagcttctggagagaagctttcaaacttttggaaacaagctttccatcttctggaaagaagccttccagcttctgggaagaagctttccagtttctgagaagaagttttccagcaatcgaaatccaatcgaaatcgaatctaaatcgaatcaaaattgaatcgaggtctaaataaaatttatttctaaATCCATTAATCGTTTCGTTTTGCCCACAGACTTCTCACGAAACCCGCCGTCTACCAAGCGGATCCGACCTTTGCCTACCTGAGCATCGACGACTCGCGAACCGTGGACGGTTCCGACACGTTCCGTCCGACGATCATCATCGGCGATGAACTCCCGATCAAACACGTGGTAGTGCACAACTCCCTACCCTACCAGCGCACCGAGCTGGTCGAGGTCTACATCGGTAAGCCGTTCGTAGAGGTGCAGGATGCCCGCACCGGACAGTCCGTTCCGGCGCAGGTCGCTCCGGTTTGGTCGTGGCACACCCGTCCCGATGGAACCAGCACTCCGCAGGCGTCCAACACCAAGTTCCGGCTGCTGTTCAAGGCATCGGTCCCGCCCATGGGACTGGTCGTGTACACCATCAATTCCCGGAACCGAGCGGACCAGAGCAATCGGGTCACGTTCGCCAAGATCACCGTCATGTCGCTGGCTCCGTTCACGATCAACCTGAACGGATATCCGGAACTGCCGGAGTTTGGCGAACCGCGCAAGATTTCGCTTAAGGTCGGCGATAGTGGCGCTGGGGCTTCGTTCAACGCTAACGGTTTGCTGAAATCGATTTCGATCGACGCCAACACGGTGCCAGTGCATCTGGACTTCCTGAAGTACGGAATGAGGTTCTCTTCGGGCAAGAGTGGGGCGTATCTGTTCCATCCGGATGGTCCGGCCACGACGATGAAACTGGGTGAACCGGTTGTTCTGGTGGTTAAGGGACCGCTGGAGTCCAGTATTACCAGCGGGTTGCCGTTTGCCACGCATCAGACGATTCTGAGGGAGGACGGCGCCGTGGAGATTCGGAACCTGGTGGACATTGGCGATCGGGAGAATACGGAGATTGTGATGCGCGTGTCGACCAATATCGATAGTGGCGAGTATTACTACACGGATCTGAATGGGATGCAGATTATCAAGAGGAAGCGGATGGATAAGCTGCCACTGCAGGCGAATTACTATCCGGTGCCGTCGGCGATGTACATCCAGGACGATAGCTGGCGGTTGACGATCTTGAGTGGGCAGCCGCTTGGTGGAGCGTCGCTGAAGGCGGGCGAGGTAAGTTGGGGACGGAGGGGAATGGAGGAATGACGGAATTGAAGATGATTGGAAGAGACGATAGGAATACAGTTGAGATGAATAGAGATGTGA is a genomic window containing:
- the LOC5575653 gene encoding alpha-mannosidase 2 isoform X1, which produces MVRIRRKFVLIMSGVTLFAFLLLYIILNHSIQSEKPQNSFMMLEDKIKELETGLNKHRREFGAMKQQFDTIRSNGHRSNSVDGDEYGEESRLDKVPAVAAPHLGNREMIKDSVISPNRDTGGTCSLRTDIIPQPDIQMMDLYEKVPFDNVDGGPWKQGWKVTYDEKQWNQHHKLKVFVVPHSHNDPGWIYTFEEYYERQTKGIFANMLRHLEENPGMKFIWAEISYFARWYDKLAGEQKDIVKKLIKNHQLEFVTGGWVMPDEANSHWYSVLLQLTEGQTWLKTRLNVTPTSSWAIDPFGHSAAMPYILKHSGFDNLLIQRTHYIVKKNLALKKQLEFRWRQLWDTTGETDLLTHMMPFYSYDIPHTCGPDPKICCQFDFKRLPNFGVYCPWRIPPQPITDDNVAQRAELIVDQWRKKSVLYKTRNVLIPLGDDFRYTQSKEWEAQRVNFEKLFEYINNEPSLNVEAKFGTLQDYFDAIRASNRPEDFPSLSGDFFTYADVNEDYWSGYYTSRPYHKRQDRILMNYVRSAEMLYAWNLWDGKDWQLLEDKMEYARQQLSLFQHHDGITGTAENHVVVDYATRMTTAIENCKFVMQQAVYRLLTKPAVYQADPTFAYLSIDDSRTVDGSDTFRPTIIIGDELPIKHVVVHNSLPYQRTELVEVYIGKPFVEVQDARTGQSVPAQVAPVWSWHTRPDGTSTPQASNTKFRLLFKASVPPMGLVVYTINSRNRADQSNRVTFAKITVMSLAPFTINLNGYPELPEFGEPRKISLKVGDSGAGASFNANGLLKSISIDANTVPVHLDFLKYGMRFSSGKSGAYLFHPDGPATTMKLGEPVVLVVKGPLESSITSGLPFATHQTILREDGAVEIRNLVDIGDRENTEIVMRVSTNIDSGEYYYTDLNGMQIIKRKRMDKLPLQANYYPVPSAMYIQDDSWRLTILSGQPLGGASLKAGEMELMQDRRLSQDDDRGLGHGVLDNLPVLHIFRLVLESREPCTRLDPGYPAGFLTSTAHGELRSLLHPLEKLIFNENEWTGLLPSFGANHESLEKGMEVVAMRSLPHVRIGKDKRPCLGLVVHRTNFEDCGSEASGEGNLNIKKLLDLDDGHEIYGSALTLLRKQEPVASDDVSFCPMDTKAFIIQR
- the LOC5575653 gene encoding alpha-mannosidase 2 isoform X2 encodes the protein MVRIRRKFVLIMSGVTLFAFLLLYIILNHSIQSEKPNSFMMLEDKIKELETGLNKHRREFGAMKQQFDTIRSNGHRSNSVDGDEYGEESRLDKVPAVAAPHLGNREMIKDSVISPNRDTGGTCSLRTDIIPQPDIQMMDLYEKVPFDNVDGGPWKQGWKVTYDEKQWNQHHKLKVFVVPHSHNDPGWIYTFEEYYERQTKGIFANMLRHLEENPGMKFIWAEISYFARWYDKLAGEQKDIVKKLIKNHQLEFVTGGWVMPDEANSHWYSVLLQLTEGQTWLKTRLNVTPTSSWAIDPFGHSAAMPYILKHSGFDNLLIQRTHYIVKKNLALKKQLEFRWRQLWDTTGETDLLTHMMPFYSYDIPHTCGPDPKICCQFDFKRLPNFGVYCPWRIPPQPITDDNVAQRAELIVDQWRKKSVLYKTRNVLIPLGDDFRYTQSKEWEAQRVNFEKLFEYINNEPSLNVEAKFGTLQDYFDAIRASNRPEDFPSLSGDFFTYADVNEDYWSGYYTSRPYHKRQDRILMNYVRSAEMLYAWNLWDGKDWQLLEDKMEYARQQLSLFQHHDGITGTAENHVVVDYATRMTTAIENCKFVMQQAVYRLLTKPAVYQADPTFAYLSIDDSRTVDGSDTFRPTIIIGDELPIKHVVVHNSLPYQRTELVEVYIGKPFVEVQDARTGQSVPAQVAPVWSWHTRPDGTSTPQASNTKFRLLFKASVPPMGLVVYTINSRNRADQSNRVTFAKITVMSLAPFTINLNGYPELPEFGEPRKISLKVGDSGAGASFNANGLLKSISIDANTVPVHLDFLKYGMRFSSGKSGAYLFHPDGPATTMKLGEPVVLVVKGPLESSITSGLPFATHQTILREDGAVEIRNLVDIGDRENTEIVMRVSTNIDSGEYYYTDLNGMQIIKRKRMDKLPLQANYYPVPSAMYIQDDSWRLTILSGQPLGGASLKAGEMELMQDRRLSQDDDRGLGHGVLDNLPVLHIFRLVLESREPCTRLDPGYPAGFLTSTAHGELRSLLHPLEKLIFNENEWTGLLPSFGANHESLEKGMEVVAMRSLPHVRIGKDKRPCLGLVVHRTNFEDCGSEASGEGNLNIKKLLDLDDGHEIYGSALTLLRKQEPVASDDVSFCPMDTKAFIIQR